A single window of Apodemus sylvaticus chromosome 4, mApoSyl1.1, whole genome shotgun sequence DNA harbors:
- the Depdc1 gene encoding DEP domain-containing protein 1A isoform X2: MEYFSKNKDSIFKLRNLSHKTPKKRGLHFSQENTEKINHERITNEDLEIAPDNQEISQEDVEEVWRYIIMIYLQTILGLPSIEELINPNQVIPQYIMYNMANTSKHGVVILQDKSDDLPHWVLSAMKCLANWPRSNDTNNLTYVGFERDVFKTIADYFLNLPEPLLTFEYYELFVNILVVCGYITVSDRTSGIHKIQDDPRSSKINDLSNLNFFKSTECLLLSLLNKDKSNEELDSTKRLQRSDQGFQEKYAKKMQLVNLRNRRASANDIMGGSCHNLIGLSNANVLSSNIKPRCSSLEGIVDVPVNSSEKKSNVFYQSVLNIEEQNSKQSLVSAPKEKSLFNLHSEENAQQPHCVGFKRTSALTVQDQEELCNEKYKSKQLCRSQSLLLRSSTRQNSYINKPVAEIIMKPNVRQGSTSKLGESSATINKRLCKSTIELSENSLPPAASVLTGTQSLLQPHLERVAINALQLCCLLLPPPNRRKLQLLMRMISRMSQNVDMPKLHEEIGTRSLMINTFSRCILCCAEEVDLDELLASRLVSFLMDHHQDILQVPTYLQAAVEKHLDYIKKGHVKNHGDGLVVPLPTYSYCKQISAKEFDEQKISTSQAAIAELLENIIKSKSLPLKEKRRKLKQFQKEYPLIYQKRFPTTESETALFDDKPTIKQPMLNLRNPKLHSLRY, encoded by the exons ATGGAGTACTTTTCCAAAAACAAAGATAGTATTTTTAAATTACGAAACCTATCTCATAAAACTCCTAAGAAGCGTGGATTACATTTCTCTCag gaaaatacagaaaagatAAATCATGAAAGAATAACCAATGAAGATCTAGAAATTGCACCTGACAACCAAGAAATAAGCCAGGAAGATGTTGAAGAAGTTTGGAGATACATTATTATGATTTA CCTGCAAACCATTTTAGGTTTGCCATCCATAGAAGAACTCATAAACCCAAACCAAGTAATTCCTCAATATATAATGTACAACATGGCCAATACAAGTAAGCATGGAGTGGTCATACTACAAGACAAATCAG ACGATCTTCCACACTGGGTATTATCTGCTATGAAGTGCCTAGCAAATT GGCCAAGAAGTAATGACACCAATAATCTAACTTATGTTGGATTTGAACGTGATGTATTCAAAACAATTGCAGATTATTTTCTAAATCTCCCTGAACCTCTACTTACATTTGAATATTATGAATTATTTGTCAACATTTTGG TTGTTTGTGGCTACATCACAGTTTCAGATAGAACAAGTGGAATACATAAAATCCAAGATGATCCACGGTCTTCAAAAATCAATGATTTAAGCaatttgaatttcttcaagtcAACTGAGTGTCTTCTTCTCAGTCTACTTAACAAAGACAAAAGCAATGAAGAGTTGGATTCTACTAAGAGACTTCAAAGAAGTGATCAAGGATTTCAAGAAAAATATGCCAAGAAAATGCAGTTAGTTAATTTAAGAAACAGAAGAGCTAGTGCTAATGACATAATGGGAGGAAGCTGTCATAATTTAATAGGGTTAAGTAATGCAAATGTCCTGTCCTCTAACATCAAACCAAGGTGCTCTTCTCTGGAAGGAATTGTAGATGTGCCAGTGAATTCAAGTGAAAAAAAGTCCAATGTCTTCTACCAGTCTGTTCTGAACATAGAAGAACAAAATAGTAAGCAATCATTAGTGTCTGCACCCAAAGAGAAATCCCTATTTAATCTTCACTCAGAGGAAAATGCTCAGCAGCCACACTGTGTTGGTTTTAAAAGAACTTCTGCTTTGACTGTTCAAGACCAAGAAGAATTATGTAATGAAAAGTATAAGTCAAAACAGCTTTGTAGATCTCAGAGCTTACTTTTAAGAAGTAGTACAAGACAGAATAGTTATATCAATAAACCAGTGGCTGAAATTATAATGAAGCCAAATGTTCGACAGGGCAGTACAAGTAAACTCGGAGAGTCTAGTGCCACAATCAATAAGAGACTGTGCAAAAGTACCATAGAACTTTCAGAGAATTCTTTACCTCCAGCTGCTTCTGTATTGACTGGCACACAAA GTTTGCTGCAACCTCATTTAGAAAGGGTTGCCATCAATGCTCTGCAGTTATGTTGTTTGTTACTTCCTCCACCAAATCGTAGAAAGCTTCAACTCTTAATGCGTATGATATCACGAATGAGTCAAAATGTTGATATGCCCAAACTTCATGAAGAAATAGGTACGAGATCATTG ATGATAAATACTTTTTCTCGATGTATCCTATGTTGTGCTGAAGAAGTGGATCTTGATGAGCTTCTGGCTTCAAGATTGGTTTCTTTCCTAATGGATCATCATCAGGATATTCTTCAAGTACCCACTTACTTACAGGCTGCAGTGGAGAAACATCTTGACTACATTAAAAAGGGCCAT GTTAAAAATCATGGAGATGGACTAGTTGTTCCTTTGCCGACATATTCTTACTGTAAGCAGATTAGTGCTAAAGAATTTGATGAACAGAAAATTTCAACTTCCCAAGCTGCAATTGCAGAACTTTTGGAGAATATTATCAAAAGTAAAAGCTTGCctctaaaggagaaaagaagaaaattgaaacag TTTCAGAAGGAATACCCCTTGATATATCAGAAAAGATTTCCAACCACTGAGAGTGAAACAGCACTTTTTGATGATAAGCCTACAATCAAGCAACCGATGCTGAATTTAAGAAACCCCAAGCTTCACAGTCTCCGTTACTGA